One region of Anaeromyxobacter paludicola genomic DNA includes:
- a CDS encoding metallopeptidase family protein, translating to MGRPPDSLEEEREACERALRERPDDLELLLDAAELHVGRLQQEDGDRELLERGLALARRGAKRARAAGEPEWEGEFALQEARALAQLGLAGEALARAEAGLRLLPGDLDLALERGLALHELCRFEEARDALAAVVREEPGDALAHHALGLALERLGEPREAARHLARATRLAPDDFPPPVALSPADFEARVEEALAALPEPVRRYLENVVIQVEDLPAADELRAEDPPLSPSILGLFRGSPLGEKASADPWSHFPSAIVLFQRNLERFARDERELTDEIRVTLLHEVGHFLGLDEEELYRRGLD from the coding sequence GTGGGACGGCCGCCCGACAGCCTGGAGGAGGAGCGCGAGGCCTGCGAGCGCGCGCTCCGGGAGCGCCCCGACGACCTCGAGCTCCTGCTCGACGCCGCCGAGCTGCACGTCGGCCGCCTGCAGCAGGAGGACGGCGACCGGGAGCTGCTGGAGCGCGGCCTCGCCCTCGCCCGCCGCGGCGCGAAGCGCGCCCGCGCCGCCGGGGAGCCGGAGTGGGAGGGGGAGTTCGCGCTGCAGGAGGCGCGGGCGCTCGCGCAGCTCGGCCTCGCCGGCGAGGCGCTCGCGCGCGCCGAGGCGGGGCTGCGGCTCCTCCCGGGCGACCTCGACCTCGCGCTCGAGCGCGGCCTCGCGCTCCACGAGCTCTGCCGCTTCGAGGAGGCCCGCGACGCGCTCGCGGCGGTGGTGCGCGAGGAGCCCGGCGACGCCCTGGCCCACCACGCGCTCGGGCTCGCCCTGGAGCGGCTCGGCGAGCCCCGCGAGGCGGCGCGACACCTCGCCCGCGCCACCCGGCTCGCCCCGGACGACTTCCCGCCGCCCGTCGCGCTCTCCCCCGCCGACTTCGAGGCGCGGGTGGAGGAGGCGCTCGCGGCGCTCCCGGAGCCGGTCCGCCGCTACCTCGAGAACGTCGTGATCCAGGTGGAGGACCTCCCGGCGGCGGACGAGCTGCGCGCCGAGGACCCGCCGCTCTCGCCCTCGATCCTGGGGCTCTTCCGCGGGTCGCCGCTCGGGGAGAAGGCGTCGGCCGACCCCTGGAGCCACTTCCCCTCGGCGATCGTGCTCTTCCAGCGAAACCTCGAGCGGTTCGCGCGGGACGAGCGCGAGCTCACCGACGAGATCCGCGTCACCCTCCTCCACGAGGTGGGACACTTCCTCGGGCTCGACGAGGAGGAGCTCTACCGGCGCGGGCTCGACTAG